From the genome of Pseudomonas hamedanensis:
CCATAGGCCTTGGCCATGTGTTGCTGCGCCACTTGCGGGTTGTCGGTTACGAGGAACGAGCCACCGACCGGAAACCCCGCGTAGTCTTTCGCTTCCTCGATGCCGGATTTCTGCAGCAGCGGCAATGCCGCACCGCCGGCGCCGATGAACAGGAATTTAGCGTCGGTGGCCGCTGTCGTGCCGTCCTTGAGGTTCTTGTACTCGACGTGCCATGAACCGTCGTCGTTGCGGGTGATGTCGCGCACTTCCGTCGATAGTTTGAGCGAGAAATTGTCGCGGCTTTGCAGGTGCCCAACGAACTGCCGGGTGATCTCGCCAAAATTGACGTCCGTGCCGATCGGCGTCCAGGTCGCCGCGATTTTCTGCGCCGGATCGCGCCCTTCCATCATCAGCGGCACCCACTGCCGGATCTGTTGCGGGTCTTCGGAATACTGCATCGGGCGGAACAACGGGCTGGCTTGCAAGGCCTCATAGCGTTTTTTCAGGAAGCGAATGTTGTCGTCGCCCCAGACAAAGCTCATATGCGGCGTCGAATTGATGAAGGAGCGCGGGTTTTTCAACACCCCGGTTTTGACCTGCCAGGCCAGGAACTGCCGGGTGATCTGAAACGCCTCGTTGATTTCCACGGCCTTGGTGATGTCGATCTTGCCGTCTTTTTCCGGGGTGTAGTTCAACTCGGCCAGCGCCGAATGGCCGGTGCCCGCGTTATTCCAGCCGTTAGAGCTTTCCTCGGCGACCTTGTCCAGGCGCTCGACCATTTCCATCGACCAACCCGGCTCCAGTTCGCTGAGCCAGACCGCCAGTGTCGAACTCATGATGCCGCCGCCCACCAGCATGACATCGACTCGTTTGGTTTCTGCGGCGTACGTCTGGGCGCTGCCGATTGCGAGGGTCAACGCGAGCAGCGCACAGGGGCGCATCGAATTTTTCATGGGAAGCCTCCTGGGGTGTACCGGTCCGCGAACCGGCTCAATCGGCAGTGTCGTTCTGCACAGATGGATCGCCGTTGGCCGGCACACGGGTGTCAGGCGCGGGCCGCGTCGGGTCGTTTTTTTCAGCCCCGGGGTAACCGGGCAGACCGCGACTATCGGCCGGGGTCATCACATCGCCGCCGGCACCGGCGTCGTCCCAGTCGGTGGTGGCGTTCGGGTCTTCATCGCGCCCGGCGGTACCGAGAACGAAACCGTCGTCATTCGGATTGACCGTGTCATCGAGCGGTTTGTCGCTGCTGGATGGGTTGCTCATTGGCTGCCTCCAAAAAAGTGTGGATCGGACTTGTTTGGAATGCCGCGCAAGCGTCGAGTGCAATGCAAGAGACCAACGGTGCATGCCTCCTGAAGCGCGCCGGCATCAATCCGGCGCTTCGCTGGCGCCTTTGAGTTCGACCTGATTGCCATCCGGATCGAAACAGTACAGCGACAACCCGTAACCCTCGGCGCCGAAACGCCTGGCCGCTTTCTCCACGACCAGCCCGAACGATTGCAGGTGCGCAGTGAGCGCTGCTTCGTCGAATGGCTCGATGCGCAAGCAGAAGTGGTCGACGTTGCGCCGCTGCGCCTGCGCCGCACCGCCGCCCTTGCGGCCGAGTTCGCCCTCAAGGTCGACCAGATCGATCATCGAAGTCCCGGCGCGCAGATGCACCAGCCCCAGCGGCTCGTTGTGCCTGACCACCTCGGCGCCCAAGACCTGGCAGTAAAAGTCGATGCTGCGCTGCAAGTCGGCGACGCGCAGCACGATATGGTCGATGTGGCGCAGGGTAAACGGGTGCATAGTCGATGCCTCACTCCGATGGGGTTGGCGCAGGTTGCAATCGGTTGCTTTACACCTGAAAAGATCGCAGCCTGCACCCGCCTCTACAGTAGTTCAGGGCTTGCGGGAATTCACTGTCGATTTTCCGGTGGAGCCATCGACAAAGCGGATTTACTCTCAAGCCATGAACATACAGACCGCTGTCCTGCCGCCCCACGCCGAAATGGTTCGCGCCATGCTTGAACGCGACACTGCCTATGAAGGCGTGTTCTTCACGGCGGTGAAAACCACCGGTATCTTCTGCCGCCCCAGTTGCACGGCGCGCAAGCCGAAACCGGAAAACGTCGAATTCTTCGCCCACGCCGACGAGTGCCTGTGCGCCGGGTATCGCGCCTGTCTGCGCTGCAAACCGCTGGACGCGGCGGCCGTCGCCCCGGACTGGGTGCAGCGCCTGCTCAGCGCCGTGGATGCCGACCCCGAGCGCCGCTGGAGCGACGCGCAGTTGCTGGCCGAAGGCATCGAACCGCTGAACTTGAGGCGCTGGTTCAAACAGCATTTCAGCATGACCTTCCACGCCTGGCTGCGCACGCGCCGACTGGGCATGGCTCTGGGTGGCATCAAACAAGGCACCTCGATTGACCACGCCGCGTTCGACTCTGGCTACGAGTCGCTCAGCGGTTTTCGCGACGCCTTTCAGAAATCCTTTCACATCACCCCAGGACGCGCCGCCAACAGCGAGCCGTTGCTGTTCACGCGGCTGACCACGCCGCTGGGGCCAATGATTGCCATGGCCGAACGGCGTGGCCTGGTGCTGCTGGAGTTTCTTGACCGGCCGGCATTGACCCGCGAAGTTGAAGCCCTGCAAAACCGTTATGGCTACGCCGTGGCACCGGGGCATAACGCGCATTTACAGCAGATCGAGGCGCAACTGGCGGATTATTTTGCGGGCAAACTCAGCGAGTTCAGCGTGCCGCTGCACTTGCCAGGCAGCGCGTTCGCCCGCGAGGTCTGGGCAGCGTTACTGCAAATTCCCTATGGACAGACCAGCACCTACGGCGCCATTGCCGCGCAACTCGGCAAACCCGGTGCCAGCCGTGCGGTGGGTCTGGCCAACGGACATAATCGGCTGTCGATCGTGGTGCCGTGTCATCGGGTGATCGGCGCGGATGGCTCCCTGACCGGCTATGGTGGAGGACAGCCGCGCAAGGCCTTTCTGCTCAGGCTGGAAAACGCGGCGCTGCAACTGACGCAACAACTGGCTTTCTGATGCACTCCTTTCAGTCAATAAAAAGGGATTTTCGATGAGTACGCTCGACATTCATCACCTCAGCGGTACAGCCGACGGCTTGCTGAACGAGCATGCCTGAGGCCTACCAAGCCGCCAGCGCCTTTCTCGCCGCGCTGGATGCCGACTGGCAGCGCCACATCAGCGCCGTCGGCCCGTGCCGGCATCAGCCCCATCCGGCGCGCGATCCTTATGAGTCGCTGGTGCGGGCGATTGCCTATCAGCAACTGCATGCCAAGGCCGGTGATGCGATTATCGGGCGACTGGTGGGGTTGTTCCCCGAACAACCCTTTCCGCGTCCGGAGCAAATCCTCGCCTGCGATGTCGCGCGGCTGCGCAGTTGCGGATTTTCCGCGAGCAAGATCGCGACGATCCAGGGAATAGCCCAGGCGACACTGGACGGCGTGGTCCCGGATTACGCCACCGCCCTGGCGATGGCCGACGAAGCGCTGATCGAGCGCCTGATCAGCCTGCGCGGCGTCGGCCGCTGGACCGTGGAAATGCTGCTGATCTACAGCCTGGAACGCCTGGATATCCTGCCGGCAGATGACTTCGGCGTGCGCGAAGGCTATCGGCGCTTGAAAGGCCTGGAGGTGCAGCCGACGCGCAAGCAAATGATCGACATCGGCCAGGCGTGGCGGCCGTACCGCACGGTCGCGGCTTGGTATTTGTGGCGGGTGGCGAAGGGGTAGACCGTGTCATCGTTCTTCGTGAGCAAGCCCACTCCCGCAGGTTTTTCGGCCTGACACAAAATATCTCGATACCGCCGATCTCATGTGGGAGCGAGCTTGCTCCGGGCGGCGTTCCGACGAAGGCATCTGATCAGACGGTCTCTTCGATCAGTCTGAAAGGTTTTCAACAGACACATCCTGCCAACAATCCTTCCCGTACCTCTCTATCTACAGATCTAACCTTTCAGTTCTTCTTGAAAGGGCAAGGGAATGCCAAAACTATCAGCCTCACATCGTTTGCGTCTCGGCCGTTATGACGAACCCAACCGTATATATTTATTAACCGCAAATACGCTATTCCGCGCGCCTGTTTTCAGACAAGTTGCATTGGGTAGATTGGTCGCAGAGCAATTCCGCAAAGCTCAGGAGCTGGGCTTCGCTGATTCGCTGGCCTGGGTTGTCATGCCGGACCACTTTCACTGGTTAATCGATTTGAAGCGTGGGTCACTGAGTGAATTGATGCAGAGAACAAAATCCCTGAGCGCGCGGGTGGTGAATATGGCTGCGGGTCGAGAGGGAAGTCTCTGGCAACCGGGCTTTCATGATCGTGCACTGAGGCGGGACGACGATCTGGTACAAATGGCTCGATATGTGGTGGCCAACCCCCTGCGGGCAGGCTTGGTGCAAAAGCTTGACGACTATCCACTGTGGGATGCGATTTGGGCCACCAGAACCTCATGCCCCTCTTCGTGAGCAAGCTCACTCCCACACTGGCCCGATGCCAACCACAACCCCGCCGCGCCCCACAATCCCTTGTGGGAGCGAGCTTGCTCCGGGCGGCGTTCCGACGAAAGCGTCAGGTCAGGCAACCTCGATGCTGAATGTTCCGGCCTCTTCGTGAGCAAGCTCACTCCCACACTGGCCCGATGCCAGCCACAACCCCGCCGCGCCCCCCAATCCCTTGTGGGAGCGAGCTTGCTCCGGGCGGCGTTCCGACGAAAGCGTCAGGTCAGGCAACCTCGATGCTGAATGTTCCGGCCTCTTCGTGAGCAAGCTCACTCCCACACTGGCCCGATGCCAGCCACAACCCCGCCGCGCCCCCCAATCCCTTGTGGGAGCGAGCTTGCTCCGGGCGGCGTTCCGACGAAAGCGTCAGGTCAGGCAACCTCGATGCTGAATGTTCCGGCCTCTTCGTGAGCAAGCTCACTCCCACACTGGCCCGATGCCAGCCACAACCCCGCCGCGCCCCCCAATTCCTTGTGGGAGCGAGCTTGCTCCGGGCGGCGTTCCGACGAAAGCGTCAGGTCAGGCAACCTCGATGCTGAATGTTCCGGCCTCTTCGTAAGCAAGCTCACTCCCACAAGGGTCCGGGGCCAGCCACACAATTTCTGAACGCCACCGATCCCACCCTCAATGTGCCCGATCAAGCCCTACCAACAGCGCGCTGTCGTGGCTGTAGATGTCCGGCGCATAACGCACCTGGCCTGCGCTATCGACCTGTGCGGTCCAGTAGGTCATCAGGATGGGCACCGGGGTCGACAGGCGGAACTCGTGGGTGCTGCCGCTGGCGAGCAGGGTTTCGGTACGGGCCTTTTCCGCCGGGGTAAGTAGCAGATCGCGCAATTGCATCGGGTGTTCGACCCGTACGCATCCGGAACTGAACGCCCGCGGTCCCTTGTCGAACAGCGCCTTGCTCGGTGTGTCGTGCAGGTAGACCGAGAACGGGTTGGGGAAGCGAATGACCATTTGCCCCAGCGGATTGCGCGGGCCGGCGTCCTGTCGCAAAAGGACATTGCCGGGATTGTCCCAATCGATGTCCGCCGCCGCCAACGGTTGGCCGTTGGCATCGAGCACTTGCAGGTTATGGCGGCTGAGAAAGGTCTGGTCCTTGCGGATTTCCGGCAGTTTGTCCTCTTTCCAAATGGTCGGTGGCACCGTCCATGTCGGATTGAGGGTCAGCCGCGTGACGCGGGATTTGAGCAGCGGCGTCTGGCGCTCCGCCCGGCCCACCTGAGTGCGGGTTTGCCAGACCGGCTGGCCGCCGTGATAAAGCGTGAGTTCTGCGGCGGCGACGTTGACCAGCAGGCCGTCGGCTTCCATGTCCTGCGCCAGCCAGCGGAACCGCTCAAGATTGATGCGCAACTGATCGCGGCGGGTCAGCGGGCTGATATTCAGTTCGGCAATTGTCCCCGGGCCGACCACGCCGTCAGCCTGCAGCGAGTGGTTGGCCTGAAAACTTTTCACCGCGTCCACCAGTTCGCCTTCGTAGGCGTTGCCGGACGCGACCGGCTCAGGCAGATAGCCTTCGCTGTGCAGACGCCTGGCCAGTTCCGGCACGCGTTGGTCTTCCATTGCCGGGCGCAGCAGTGGCCCGCTGCCGATGGACTGCCACTGCGGCAAGGCCTGGAGTCGTTGCGCCGCATAAAGGTGGCGCAGGTTGCGGTACTGAACCAGATGCGGACGGGCCAGCTCGAACGCCGCCGCAATGTCCTGCAGTCCGGGCACGGCAATACTCAGCAGTTGCGCCTGACGATCGTGCGGCGGGCCGTCGACGCGCCACAGCGGCTCGAAATGCGCTTGCAGCAGGCGCCCGTAATGCAGGTCCTGCAACGCCTGAAGGTACTGGCGGCTGATATCGATGTCGGCGCATAACTCGCCATCCTGCGGTGCGGTGGTCGCGACGGCATAGCGGTTCGGATTCAGGCCATCGTCAACCAACAGTTGCAATTGCGTGCGCAACGTCGGCAATCGTGCAGAGTCCTGCGCCCAGACCGGCATCCAGTCCTGTTGTTCATAGAACGCCTGCAATTGTGCCAGTGCCGGGCCGTTGAGCTGCGCGGCGATGGCCGGACACGACTGCGGCAAGCTGATCATGACCGCGTGTAACGGGCTGCGTGGCTCGACCGGAATTGGCGCAGGCGGCGTCGCCAGCGTCGGCAAGGGTGGCAGCGGCTCCTCAGCGCAAGCGACAAACGGCGCAGCGAGCAAACAAATGCTCAAGTAGCATGCGTACTTTTTGAACAACTGCTTTACTCCAATCCATGGCCGTCTCGATGACGGTCAACCTTACATTAGCTGCGCTGAACAGTCAGGCTCGATCTTCGGGCCTGCGGGTAACGACTGGGAGTCAGGAACCAAAAGTGCCGTTTATGTCGCCAGTGAGGACACTTTATAAAATGTTGACGTTTTTGCGCCGACTCCTGCTGACCACCGCGACCCTTGTCGCCGTGACCAGTCCAGTATTTGCCGCCGGCAAGCCATCGCCGGTTCTCTACACCAGCCTCGCCCAAGCCGCGCCGGAACTCAATCCCCATGCGCTCAAAGGTGCATTGAGCGCCATGCAATGCGCAGTCAACAACGGCGCCCGGCCCTCGCGTCATCTGGCGATCATCGACTACTCGCGACCGTCCACCGAGCGCCGCCTGTGGATTTTCGACCTGAGCAAAAAGAAGCTGGTGCTGCGCGACCTGGTTGCCCACGGCTCCAACTCCGGGGAAAACTTCGCCACGCAATTTTCCAATCGTGAAGGCAGTTATCAGTCCAGCCTTGGCCTGTTCCGCACCCAGGAAAGCTACGAAGGCACCCACGGCTATTCGCTGCGCATGGACGGCCTTGAGCCGGGCTTCAATGACCTGGCCCGGGACCGCGCCATCGTCATCCACGCCGCCAGTTACGTGAACCCGTTATGGAGCAAGCGCCAAGGGCGCATCGGCCGTAGCCAGGGCTGCCCGGCCGTGCGGCCGCAGATTGCCAGACAAGTGATCGACCGCCTGAAGAATGGCCAGTTCATGTTTTCGTGGTATCCCGACCAGCGCTGGCTGCAAAAGTCGCCCTACCTGAACTGCCAGCCGCAGCAAGTGGCGAGCATTCTCAGCACCCACGCCAGTTAGCGCGCGTCGCCGCCGGCAGGTTTGTAGAACAGAAACCTGCCGGTCTGCGCCGTGTTGCGGTACGCCTTCGCCCAGCTCGGGTGCACGCCGCGATCATGAAAATACAGGGCACCGCGGGTGCGGTCCTTGAGCTGGCGGTTCAACGCCTTGCCGGCGATTTCCTTGGCCAGCGCGTATTCGGCATCTTCCTTGACCTGATCAGGCTTGCCATCGCACCACCAGGAAAACTGGCAGTTGCCGCTCTCCGAGCCTTGCTTGACCACCGCGCACACCGTGTCGGGAAAGCCTTCGTGGCCGAGGCGATTCATCACCACGCTGGCCACAGCTTCCATTTCCGGGGTGTCCTTGCCCTTGGCTTCCCAATAGATGCTGCGCGCCAGACAGGTCAGCGGATCGTCCAGCGGCGCGGCGCCGGCCGGGTCTACCGCTTGCGCCTCGGTCGGCGTGATCGCTTCGGACTTCGGCGCAGGAGCACTGACGTTGTCCGCCGCTTTCTCCTCCAGCACCTCGGCTTTTTGTTCAGCCTTGGCCTCGATCGGCGCCTGCGCGTTCGCCGAGCTTGTGTGGATCAACAGGGTTAATACGAAACAGCCGGTCAGGCTTTTTAATCGCATTGTGGATTCCCTCAACGCCCGCAGCGGGCCAAGTGTTACGTCGGTGAGACGCCCGGATTTCGGGGGCCTGCGCAGATTGTAGCCGGACAATTGGCGGGCATCGTGGCGTAGAAAAAAACCATTGGAAAAGAAAAAGACATTGCGCTCACCGGGGGCCTTTCGCGCATCATGGGCGCATTGCGCTCAAGGGGGATTTCCATGCGTTTCATGCCATCGGTTTTGCGTTGTGCCGCGTTGTCGCTGGGCGTGGTCTTTGCCGCCTCGGCGCTGGCTGCCGATGAACTGCAATTGATTGAGTCGATCAACAGCTATCGCAGCCAGCCGCAGCGTTGCGGCAGCCAGGCGTCGAACGAACTGCCACCGCTGGCGGCCGACCCACGCCTGCGCCTGCCGGCGAGCGGTGCGGTCGACCTCCAGCAAGCCATGGCCAGCGCCCGTTACCCGATGGTCAACGTCCAGGCGATCACCCTCAACGGCCCGCGCGATGCGGCGTCGGCGATGCAGGCGATCAAGGAAAGCTTCTGTCAGGTCGTGCTTGATCCGCAGTTCGTCGATGTCGGCGTCAGCCGCGTCGATCGCGACTGGCGCATCGTGCTGGCGCGGCCGTTGCTCTCGGCGCAGCTGGGCGATGCGCA
Proteins encoded in this window:
- a CDS encoding L,D-transpeptidase family protein, which codes for MFKKYACYLSICLLAAPFVACAEEPLPPLPTLATPPAPIPVEPRSPLHAVMISLPQSCPAIAAQLNGPALAQLQAFYEQQDWMPVWAQDSARLPTLRTQLQLLVDDGLNPNRYAVATTAPQDGELCADIDISRQYLQALQDLHYGRLLQAHFEPLWRVDGPPHDRQAQLLSIAVPGLQDIAAAFELARPHLVQYRNLRHLYAAQRLQALPQWQSIGSGPLLRPAMEDQRVPELARRLHSEGYLPEPVASGNAYEGELVDAVKSFQANHSLQADGVVGPGTIAELNISPLTRRDQLRINLERFRWLAQDMEADGLLVNVAAAELTLYHGGQPVWQTRTQVGRAERQTPLLKSRVTRLTLNPTWTVPPTIWKEDKLPEIRKDQTFLSRHNLQVLDANGQPLAAADIDWDNPGNVLLRQDAGPRNPLGQMVIRFPNPFSVYLHDTPSKALFDKGPRAFSSGCVRVEHPMQLRDLLLTPAEKARTETLLASGSTHEFRLSTPVPILMTYWTAQVDSAGQVRYAPDIYSHDSALLVGLDRAH
- a CDS encoding CAP domain-containing protein, which codes for MRFMPSVLRCAALSLGVVFAASALAADELQLIESINSYRSQPQRCGSQASNELPPLAADPRLRLPASGAVDLQQAMASARYPMVNVQAITLNGPRDAASAMQAIKESFCQVVLDPQFVDVGVSRVDRDWRIVLARPLLSAQLGDAQSEGQKLLAQLNTARSQPRQCGAQAFAAAAPLAWNATLATVAQDHSRDMANKNYLDHKDGDGRTPGDRAELAGYSGQLVGENIAAGQDSANKVVEGWLASPGHCANLMNPQYKELGAAYATDPKSNAGIYWTAMFGAQ
- a CDS encoding cell wall hydrolase; this encodes MRLKSLTGCFVLTLLIHTSSANAQAPIEAKAEQKAEVLEEKAADNVSAPAPKSEAITPTEAQAVDPAGAAPLDDPLTCLARSIYWEAKGKDTPEMEAVASVVMNRLGHEGFPDTVCAVVKQGSESGNCQFSWWCDGKPDQVKEDAEYALAKEIAGKALNRQLKDRTRGALYFHDRGVHPSWAKAYRNTAQTGRFLFYKPAGGDAR
- a CDS encoding VOC family protein, with the protein product MHPFTLRHIDHIVLRVADLQRSIDFYCQVLGAEVVRHNEPLGLVHLRAGTSMIDLVDLEGELGRKGGGAAQAQRRNVDHFCLRIEPFDEAALTAHLQSFGLVVEKAARRFGAEGYGLSLYCFDPDGNQVELKGASEAPD
- a CDS encoding bifunctional transcriptional activator/DNA repair enzyme AdaA codes for the protein MNIQTAVLPPHAEMVRAMLERDTAYEGVFFTAVKTTGIFCRPSCTARKPKPENVEFFAHADECLCAGYRACLRCKPLDAAAVAPDWVQRLLSAVDADPERRWSDAQLLAEGIEPLNLRRWFKQHFSMTFHAWLRTRRLGMALGGIKQGTSIDHAAFDSGYESLSGFRDAFQKSFHITPGRAANSEPLLFTRLTTPLGPMIAMAERRGLVLLEFLDRPALTREVEALQNRYGYAVAPGHNAHLQQIEAQLADYFAGKLSEFSVPLHLPGSAFAREVWAALLQIPYGQTSTYGAIAAQLGKPGASRAVGLANGHNRLSIVVPCHRVIGADGSLTGYGGGQPRKAFLLRLENAALQLTQQLAF
- a CDS encoding REP-associated tyrosine transposase; the encoded protein is MPKLSASHRLRLGRYDEPNRIYLLTANTLFRAPVFRQVALGRLVAEQFRKAQELGFADSLAWVVMPDHFHWLIDLKRGSLSELMQRTKSLSARVVNMAAGREGSLWQPGFHDRALRRDDDLVQMARYVVANPLRAGLVQKLDDYPLWDAIWATRTSCPSS
- a CDS encoding DNA-3-methyladenine glycosylase family protein; protein product: MPEAYQAASAFLAALDADWQRHISAVGPCRHQPHPARDPYESLVRAIAYQQLHAKAGDAIIGRLVGLFPEQPFPRPEQILACDVARLRSCGFSASKIATIQGIAQATLDGVVPDYATALAMADEALIERLISLRGVGRWTVEMLLIYSLERLDILPADDFGVREGYRRLKGLEVQPTRKQMIDIGQAWRPYRTVAAWYLWRVAKG
- a CDS encoding murein L,D-transpeptidase catalytic domain family protein; the encoded protein is MLTFLRRLLLTTATLVAVTSPVFAAGKPSPVLYTSLAQAAPELNPHALKGALSAMQCAVNNGARPSRHLAIIDYSRPSTERRLWIFDLSKKKLVLRDLVAHGSNSGENFATQFSNREGSYQSSLGLFRTQESYEGTHGYSLRMDGLEPGFNDLARDRAIVIHAASYVNPLWSKRQGRIGRSQGCPAVRPQIARQVIDRLKNGQFMFSWYPDQRWLQKSPYLNCQPQQVASILSTHAS
- the mqo gene encoding malate dehydrogenase (quinone), coding for MRPCALLALTLAIGSAQTYAAETKRVDVMLVGGGIMSSTLAVWLSELEPGWSMEMVERLDKVAEESSNGWNNAGTGHSALAELNYTPEKDGKIDITKAVEINEAFQITRQFLAWQVKTGVLKNPRSFINSTPHMSFVWGDDNIRFLKKRYEALQASPLFRPMQYSEDPQQIRQWVPLMMEGRDPAQKIAATWTPIGTDVNFGEITRQFVGHLQSRDNFSLKLSTEVRDITRNDDGSWHVEYKNLKDGTTAATDAKFLFIGAGGAALPLLQKSGIEEAKDYAGFPVGGSFLVTDNPQVAQQHMAKAYGIASTGAPPMSVPHLDTRVLDGKRVILFGPFATFSTKFLKEGSYFDLPASTTLHNLWPMVRVGVREFDLVQYLAGQLMQSDDDRFAALQAYFPQAKKEDWRLWQAGQRVQIIKKDEQQGGVLKLGTEVVASKDGSIAALLGASPGASTAAPIMLDLMGKVFKDKLASAPWQDKLRQIVPSYGTRLNEHPEQVMQEWRYTSEVLQLTPPPAIDPAQPVNPPTHIDAVQQKHLDSDPDLKP